The following is a genomic window from Deltaproteobacteria bacterium PRO3.
ATCGAGAGCTCGTAGGCCTTGGGCGAGCTCTTCGGTTGGCCGAACTCGCAGAACTTGCAGTCGACGTAGCAGACATTGGAATAGTTGATGTGCCGGTTGATGTTGTAGAAGGCGCGGTTGCCGTTTTTGCGCTCGCGGGCCAGGTTGGCGATGCGGCCCAAGGCCAATAGGTCGTTGCTGGCGAAGAGGGCGCGGCAGTCGTCGGCGTCGATGCGCTGCTCGTTTTGGACCTTTTCGAAAATGGATTGCAGGGCGGCGTCCATGGGTTGGGGCTAGCAAAGGCGGGTCATTTTATCAAATGCATAAACTCGGCGCGGGTGGCCTCGTTGCTGCGGAAGGCGCCCAGCATCTCGGAGGTAATCGCCTTGGAGCCCTGCTTCTGCACCCCGCGCATCTGCATGCAGAGGTGCTCGGCCTCGATGACCACGGCGACGCCGAGCGGCTCGAGGGAATCTTGAATGATCTTGGCGATTTGCGTGGTCATGCGCTCTTGGACCTGGAGGCGGCGGGAGAAGATCTCGACCAAGCGCGCGATCTTGGAGAGGCCGATGATCTTCTCGCGGGGGATATAGGCGACGTGGCATTTGCCCCAGAAGGGCAGCAGGTGGTGCTCGCAGAGGCTGTAGATCTGGATGTCCTTCACCACGATCATCTCGTTGTATTTTTCGGTGAACTTGGCGCCGTTGATGACCTCTTGCGGGTCCATGGCGTAGCCCTGGGTGAGGAACTTGAGGGCCCGCGCGACGCGGCCGGGGGTTTTTTGCAGGCCCTCCCGCTCTGGGTCTTCCCCGATTTCTTTGAGGAGCTGGCGAATTAAGTCTTCCATTCTTTTCCCTGTTTATATAGGAGCGTGGCTCGTTTTTTCACCGACCGGGCCTTCCAGGGTGTAGAACCCGCCCAAGGCCTTGTCAACCCAAAGAAGGAAACCATGGTCGGCCGCATCGATCCCCAAGAGTTGAGCGAATGGCTGCGCTCCGGAAAAGACTTCCAGCTGCTCGACGTGCGCGAGCCCTGGGAGTTTGAGGCCGTGCACCTTCCCCAAAGCGTTCTAATCCCGCTGGGCCGGCTTCCGGGACGCTTCGCCGAGCTGGACCGCGGCAAGACGACGGTGGCACTCTGCCATCACGGCGTGCGCAGCCTGCAGGCCGCGGCATTTCTTGTTTCCCAGGGTTTCACGGATGTGCGAAACTTGACGGGCGGCATCGACGCCTACGCCCTCAAGGCCGATCCCGAACTGCCGAGGTATTGAGACGATGGCCAAGGTCAAAGAGATTTACAATGCGCACCTGGTGAAGATCGACGAGCTCAGCTCGACCGTGCGAAATTTCCACTTCGAGTTTCCCGAGAAGCCGCGCTTCGACTACCGGGCCGGCCAATTCGTGATGGTGGAGGTGCCCAAAGAGGGCAAAACGGCCCGCAAACCCTACTCCATCGCAAGCCCGCCCCACTGGCCCAACAAGATCGAGCTCTGCATCAAGAAGGTCGAGGGCGGCTATGTCTCGAGCTACTTCTTCACGCTGAAGGAAGGCTACGTGATGCCGATGGAGGGGCCGCTGGGCGTCTTCAAGCTGAAGGAGCCCCTGCCCCCGCACCTGCTCTTCGTCGCCACCGGCACCGGCGTGGCACCGCTGCGCGCGATGATCCACACGCTGCTCAAGGACGGGCACCCGGGCAAAATGACGCTGATCCTCGGCGTGCGCTACGAAAACGAGGTGCTCTTCGACGAAGAATTCAAGGCGCTCGCCGCACAGCACCCCCATTTCGAATACATCCCCACCGTCAGCCGCCCGCAGACTTGGCAGGGCGAGACGGGCTATGTGCAGGATGTCCTGCTCCGCCATTACCCCAGTCCCGAAGGCCGCCAGATCTACGCCTGCGGCTTGGTGCCGATGATCAATTCGCTGCTGGAAACCCTCGGTAAGAACGGTTACCCGCGCGAGGCGATCCATTTCGAGAAGTGGACTTAGCCGGCCAGGGACGCCGTCAACTCCTCCGTCACCCAAGAATCGCTTTCCGTGGCCAAGCTCCGCTCCAACGCCGGCCGCGCCGCCGCTCCCAAGAGCCGAGCATAGGCCCAGGCCGCGTGGCCGCGCACTAGGGGCTCGGCGTCGCTGAGCGCCGGAACCAATGCCTCCGCCAACTCCGGCCTTTCGCTGTTGCCGATCGCCACGCAGACGTTGCGCAAAAAACCGCGGCGTTTGGCGCGCAGGATCGCCGAGCCGGCGAATCTTTCCTTGAAGCCCCTTTCGTCCAAACCGAGGAACGAGACCAAGGGCTGGTTGCGCACCCCCTCCCCCGGATAAAAACTCCCCTCCGCCGTCGGCCGACTGAAGCGGTTCCAGGGACAGACCTCTTGACAGTCGTCGCAGCCGAAAATGCGGTTGCCGATCAGGGGCCTGAGCTCGCGGGGGATCGGCCCTTTCAGCTCAATGGTCAGATACGAGATGCAGAGCCTGGCGTCCAATTGGTAGGGCGCGACGATGGCCCGCGTCGGACAGACCTCGATGCATCGTGTGCAAGTCCCGCAGCGGTCGGCCTCGGGCGCGTCGGGGAGCCATTCGAGGTTGGTGAGCAGGACCGCCAAGAAAAAATAGGAGCCGCGTTCGGGATGGATGATGTTGGTGTGTTTTCCCAACCAGCCCAGGCCGGCCTGCTCGGCCCAGGCCTTCTCCAGGATCGGCGCCGCATCGACGCCGGCGTAACAGGCGACCTCGGGGCGTCTCGCCTGCAGCCAGGCTTGAAAGTCCCGCAGCTTTTCCCCCAGGACATCGTGATAGTCCCGGCCCCAGGCATAGCGCGAGACGTTCCCCGCTTCCGGCGCCTCCGTGTTGGGCAGGCCGCAGTCGTAGGGATGGCCCAAGACGATCACGCCGCGGAGGTCGCCGAGCAGCGACTCCGGATTCAGGCGTTCGCCGCGGCGCCGCTCCAAATAGCCCATGTCCCCCTGAAAGCCCTGCGCCAGCCACTCGGCGAAACGCTCGCGCGCGGCGGCGCCCAAGGGCGGCCGCGCGAAGCGGACGATCTCGAAGCCCCGGCGGACCAGCTCTTCCCGCACTTCCTGTTGTAATTTGACGTCCGTCATTTTATGGAGGGCGAAAGGAGAGGAAAATGCTTCAAACCCTGCGCCTGCCCTTGGCCCTTACGCTTGCCTGCGCGATGGCTTGGCTCACCGCCTGCACCAAAGAACCCAAAACCGAGCCCCTCGGCGACCCGGCTGCCCAGAAGGTCCTCGTCTCCGGCACCGTGGACCTGGCCGAGACCGCCAAGGCCCAGGCCGACCCGCTGGCCGTCCTCTTCGTCATCGCCCGCAACGAGCGTGGGCAGATCGCCGCGGTCAAAAAAATGTTCCCGCCCTTTCAATACCCCGTTTCTTATTCCCTGACCGAAATCGACGCCATGATCCCGGGGACCGAATTATCCGGAAAACTCAAGGTCACCGCAAGGCTGGACAAGGACGGCA
Proteins encoded in this region:
- the folE gene encoding GTP cyclohydrolase I FolE encodes the protein MEDLIRQLLKEIGEDPEREGLQKTPGRVARALKFLTQGYAMDPQEVINGAKFTEKYNEMIVVKDIQIYSLCEHHLLPFWGKCHVAYIPREKIIGLSKIARLVEIFSRRLQVQERMTTQIAKIIQDSLEPLGVAVVIEAEHLCMQMRGVQKQGSKAITSEMLGAFRSNEATRAEFMHLIK
- a CDS encoding FAD-dependent oxidoreductase, with translation MAKVKEIYNAHLVKIDELSSTVRNFHFEFPEKPRFDYRAGQFVMVEVPKEGKTARKPYSIASPPHWPNKIELCIKKVEGGYVSSYFFTLKEGYVMPMEGPLGVFKLKEPLPPHLLFVATGTGVAPLRAMIHTLLKDGHPGKMTLILGVRYENEVLFDEEFKALAAQHPHFEYIPTVSRPQTWQGETGYVQDVLLRHYPSPEGRQIYACGLVPMINSLLETLGKNGYPREAIHFEKWT
- the queG gene encoding tRNA epoxyqueuosine(34) reductase QueG; translation: MTDVKLQQEVREELVRRGFEIVRFARPPLGAAARERFAEWLAQGFQGDMGYLERRRGERLNPESLLGDLRGVIVLGHPYDCGLPNTEAPEAGNVSRYAWGRDYHDVLGEKLRDFQAWLQARRPEVACYAGVDAAPILEKAWAEQAGLGWLGKHTNIIHPERGSYFFLAVLLTNLEWLPDAPEADRCGTCTRCIEVCPTRAIVAPYQLDARLCISYLTIELKGPIPRELRPLIGNRIFGCDDCQEVCPWNRFSRPTAEGSFYPGEGVRNQPLVSFLGLDERGFKERFAGSAILRAKRRGFLRNVCVAIGNSERPELAEALVPALSDAEPLVRGHAAWAYARLLGAAARPALERSLATESDSWVTEELTASLAG